In the Rhodopirellula bahusiensis genome, one interval contains:
- a CDS encoding efflux RND transporter permease subunit, whose product MLDKIIQFSLRNRLLILVAAAIMLGVGTWQTSRLPIDVFPNLNRPRVVVITEAHGMAPEEVETLITFPLETAFNGASGVEAVRSSSGIGLSVIYVEFGWNTDIYNDRQIVNERLQLASEQLPDGVKPTLAPISSIMGQILMYGMWSEGGETEPMEVRTLADWVVRQRLLTVPGVSQVFTMGGGRKQYQVLIDPDKLVQFGLTIEDVHTAVDESNMNATGGYLDDQGANELLVRGLGRITSLDELKQIAITMRAGRPVTLADVARVVEGAQVKRGDSSAFLRDEAGNVEGGPAVVLTINKQPGSDTRKVDQAIVEALEELRVSLPDDIRIANVYSQRSFIDRAIENVVEALADGGVLVLVILFLFLLNFRTTFITLTAIPLSIISTACVFAIFGLSINTMTLGGLAVAIGELVDDAIVDVENIFRRLKENRHSDSPRPVLRVVYDASVEVRSSVVYGTAIVVLVFIPLFALEGMEGKLFVPLAMGYVVSLIASLAVSLTVTPVLASLLMVGKRNWQIVVPVLAFGVSGLTVTWVLPRLSHWFIEGWHLPGSQLAWTLLLTPVFWILIQVSEWMLGGEDAEEGRLLEGLKGIAGLAIRFSTRLAVPVLAATAVLVVFAAIALSRLERDFLPPFNEGAVQVNALLAPGTSLATSNQIGVAIQEELMKIDSVKSVARRTGRAELDEHAEGVNVTEMFLEIDDGANREKTIETVRETMEDFPGVVSSTEQPLAHLISHMISGVKAQIGIKLYGDDLDVLRNKAEEMKRRIADVPGLADVMIEQQTNIPQLRIDVDQLALTQNGLRPANVMELVETAMNGQVVSQVVMGQRTFDLMLRMDEPYRENIDKLMRLPVPLPNGGTLPLDELADVYRSDGPNMIKREKVRRRIVLQANVSDRGVVDVVNDIQSRLEDLELPPGYYLEYGGQFESQQSATRRLMILSGVALVGMFLVLYTLFGNVNFSMQVLVALPTAFVGAVGALVLTDQNLTVAAMVGFISLCGIASRNGILLLNHYLHLVRHEGESWTHQMVVRAGQERMAPVLMTALTSGIGLLPLALAAGEPGKEILYPIATVIVGGLLSSTLAEFFVRPALFWAIGRTAGQQMVAETTGELSEPFEN is encoded by the coding sequence ATGTTAGACAAGATCATTCAATTCTCGCTGAGGAACCGCCTGCTGATCCTGGTGGCCGCCGCGATCATGCTCGGCGTGGGGACTTGGCAAACCAGTCGGCTTCCCATCGATGTGTTCCCGAATTTAAACCGGCCACGAGTGGTTGTGATCACCGAAGCCCACGGGATGGCGCCCGAAGAGGTCGAGACTCTGATCACGTTTCCGTTGGAGACGGCTTTCAACGGGGCCAGTGGTGTGGAGGCGGTTCGCAGCAGCAGTGGGATCGGTTTGTCAGTCATCTATGTCGAGTTCGGGTGGAACACCGACATCTACAACGACCGGCAAATCGTCAACGAAAGACTGCAACTCGCGTCAGAGCAATTGCCCGACGGTGTGAAGCCAACCCTGGCACCGATTTCGTCGATCATGGGCCAAATCCTGATGTACGGGATGTGGAGTGAAGGAGGCGAAACGGAGCCGATGGAGGTGCGGACGCTGGCCGATTGGGTCGTACGTCAGCGATTGCTGACGGTGCCCGGTGTGTCGCAAGTCTTCACGATGGGCGGCGGTCGAAAGCAGTATCAGGTTCTGATCGATCCGGACAAGCTGGTTCAGTTTGGACTGACCATCGAAGACGTTCATACGGCGGTGGACGAATCCAACATGAACGCGACGGGCGGCTACTTGGACGACCAAGGTGCCAATGAGTTGCTGGTGCGAGGGCTCGGACGCATCACCAGTCTGGACGAACTCAAGCAGATCGCGATCACGATGCGAGCGGGACGTCCGGTGACGTTGGCCGATGTTGCACGAGTGGTTGAGGGAGCTCAAGTCAAACGTGGTGACTCGTCGGCATTTTTGCGAGACGAAGCGGGCAATGTCGAAGGCGGTCCCGCCGTGGTGCTGACGATCAACAAGCAACCCGGCAGCGACACGCGAAAAGTAGATCAGGCGATTGTGGAGGCACTCGAAGAGCTTCGAGTATCGCTTCCGGACGACATTCGGATTGCCAACGTCTATTCGCAACGCTCGTTCATCGATCGTGCAATTGAGAACGTGGTCGAGGCATTGGCCGACGGCGGCGTGTTGGTGTTGGTGATTCTGTTTTTGTTCCTTCTGAATTTTCGAACCACGTTCATAACCCTCACCGCGATTCCGCTGTCGATCATTTCGACGGCCTGCGTCTTTGCGATCTTTGGTTTGTCGATCAACACCATGACGCTGGGTGGATTGGCGGTAGCGATTGGCGAGTTGGTCGACGATGCGATCGTCGACGTGGAAAACATCTTTCGTCGATTGAAAGAGAACCGGCACTCGGACAGCCCTCGTCCGGTGTTGCGAGTGGTTTACGACGCCAGTGTCGAAGTGCGAAGCAGTGTGGTTTATGGCACAGCGATCGTGGTGTTGGTGTTCATTCCACTGTTTGCGTTGGAGGGAATGGAAGGCAAGCTCTTCGTTCCTTTGGCGATGGGGTATGTCGTGTCACTGATCGCGTCCTTGGCCGTGTCGCTGACCGTGACACCAGTCCTAGCGTCATTGCTGATGGTCGGGAAGCGAAATTGGCAAATTGTCGTTCCCGTGTTGGCATTTGGGGTCTCAGGATTGACCGTCACTTGGGTCTTGCCTCGGTTGTCGCATTGGTTCATCGAAGGTTGGCATCTACCGGGAAGCCAACTCGCTTGGACGCTTTTGTTGACGCCCGTGTTTTGGATTTTGATCCAAGTCTCGGAATGGATGTTGGGTGGTGAAGACGCTGAAGAAGGGCGTTTGCTTGAAGGATTGAAGGGAATCGCTGGATTGGCGATTCGGTTCAGCACGAGATTGGCTGTTCCTGTTCTCGCGGCCACCGCGGTTTTGGTTGTCTTCGCCGCAATCGCACTTTCGCGGTTGGAGCGTGACTTCTTGCCGCCATTCAATGAAGGTGCGGTCCAGGTCAACGCGTTGTTGGCTCCGGGGACGTCGCTGGCGACGAGCAATCAAATTGGTGTGGCGATTCAAGAGGAGTTGATGAAGATCGACTCAGTGAAGTCGGTCGCTCGCCGGACCGGTCGAGCGGAGTTGGATGAACACGCCGAAGGAGTCAACGTCACCGAGATGTTTCTGGAAATTGATGATGGTGCCAATCGCGAAAAGACCATCGAGACGGTTCGCGAAACGATGGAAGACTTTCCCGGTGTGGTGTCGAGTACCGAGCAACCACTCGCTCACCTGATCAGCCACATGATTTCGGGAGTGAAGGCTCAGATCGGGATCAAGCTTTACGGCGATGACTTGGACGTGTTGCGAAACAAGGCCGAGGAAATGAAGCGACGGATTGCCGATGTACCCGGTTTGGCCGACGTGATGATCGAGCAACAAACAAACATCCCGCAACTACGAATCGATGTGGATCAGCTTGCACTGACTCAAAACGGATTGCGTCCCGCGAATGTGATGGAGTTGGTCGAGACCGCGATGAATGGGCAAGTCGTCAGCCAAGTGGTGATGGGGCAACGAACGTTTGATTTGATGCTTCGGATGGATGAACCGTATCGCGAAAACATCGACAAGCTGATGCGATTGCCAGTTCCATTGCCAAATGGCGGAACGCTACCGCTGGACGAATTGGCCGATGTTTACCGAAGCGACGGGCCAAACATGATCAAGCGGGAGAAAGTGCGTCGCCGGATCGTGTTGCAGGCCAATGTGTCCGATCGTGGTGTGGTGGACGTGGTCAACGACATCCAATCGAGGTTGGAGGATTTGGAACTGCCGCCGGGATACTACTTGGAATATGGTGGTCAGTTTGAGAGCCAACAGTCAGCGACTCGTCGATTGATGATCTTGTCGGGTGTCGCTTTGGTGGGAATGTTCCTGGTCCTCTACACGCTCTTTGGAAATGTCAACTTTTCCATGCAGGTCTTGGTCGCGTTGCCAACCGCGTTTGTCGGTGCCGTCGGGGCTTTGGTGCTCACTGATCAGAACCTAACCGTAGCCGCGATGGTCGGATTCATATCGTTGTGCGGGATCGCCAGTCGAAACGGAATCCTGTTGCTCAATCACTATCTGCACCTTGTTCGCCACGAAGGCGAATCATGGACGCACCAGATGGTGGTCCGAGCGGGGCAAGAACGCATGGCCCCGGTGCTGATGACGGCGCTGACTTCTGGCATTGGATTGCTGCCGTTGGCGTTGGCCGCGGGCGAGCCCGGCAAAGAGATCCTGTATCCGATCGCGACCGTGATCGTCGGAGGGTTGCTCAGCAGCACGCTGGCGGAGTTCTTCGTTCGGCCCGCTTTGTTTTGGGCGATCGGTCGAACGGCCGGACAGCAAATGGTGGCCGAGACAACCGGAGAACTCAGCGAGCCCTTCGAGAATTGA
- a CDS encoding beta-ketoacyl-[acyl-carrier-protein] synthase family protein, whose translation MPATSAQRVVITGIGVISPLGNTPEELLSGLREGKSGIAPFTQIPTDALPISNGAEATAFTGHISDYGPLEKALQRTIRKGSKVMCREIEMGVAAAQLALHNGGHNPDDFDRDRTGVVYGCDYIMSLPEEYAEGIAACTTDGEFDFTKWGDLGLPKVNPLWLLKYLPNMPASHIAIYNDLRGPNNSITLREASAGAALSEAVSTISRGHADALVVGATGSRVHTLRTLHASMQETLASDTEDPSRMSRPFDSSRDGSVVGEGAGAFLCESLEHAEKRGATIYGEIVACSSSAVGPAAGNQPMRKGFANVLRGVINAGRQSGFAPAEGKIEVGHIHAHGLSDVETDACEAGAIADVFGFTDTQPPVTTAKGHLGNIGAGSGMVEMIASLQSLGNELFPIRNLEQLDENCPIAAVTSGDQSAGHNFINLNITPQGQTTAVWITKPR comes from the coding sequence ATGCCTGCTACCTCCGCCCAACGCGTCGTGATCACCGGCATCGGCGTGATCAGTCCGCTCGGTAACACCCCCGAAGAACTCCTCAGCGGATTGCGGGAAGGCAAAAGCGGTATCGCTCCGTTCACGCAAATCCCAACCGACGCTCTGCCCATCAGCAACGGCGCAGAAGCCACAGCGTTCACGGGTCACATCAGCGACTACGGACCGCTTGAAAAGGCACTTCAGCGGACGATTCGCAAAGGCAGCAAAGTCATGTGCCGCGAAATTGAGATGGGCGTCGCGGCAGCCCAATTGGCTCTGCACAACGGTGGCCACAACCCGGACGACTTCGATCGCGATCGCACCGGAGTTGTCTATGGATGCGACTACATCATGTCGCTCCCCGAAGAATACGCAGAAGGAATTGCGGCCTGCACGACCGACGGTGAATTTGACTTCACCAAATGGGGCGACTTGGGACTTCCGAAAGTCAACCCGCTGTGGTTGCTGAAGTACTTGCCCAACATGCCCGCGTCACACATCGCGATCTACAACGATCTTCGCGGCCCCAACAACTCGATCACGCTTCGCGAAGCATCCGCCGGTGCGGCATTGTCCGAAGCCGTCTCCACCATCTCTCGCGGTCACGCCGACGCCTTGGTTGTGGGAGCGACTGGATCACGCGTTCACACGCTGCGAACGCTGCACGCATCCATGCAAGAAACCCTGGCGTCAGACACCGAAGACCCCAGCCGTATGTCGCGGCCGTTTGACTCCAGCCGTGACGGCAGCGTTGTTGGCGAAGGTGCCGGTGCATTCCTTTGCGAATCGTTGGAACATGCTGAAAAGCGTGGAGCGACCATCTACGGTGAAATCGTCGCGTGCAGCTCCAGCGCCGTCGGTCCTGCCGCTGGCAATCAACCAATGCGAAAAGGATTTGCAAACGTTCTCCGCGGAGTGATCAACGCGGGACGTCAAAGCGGCTTCGCTCCCGCCGAAGGCAAAATCGAAGTCGGCCACATTCACGCTCATGGTTTGTCCGACGTCGAAACCGATGCTTGCGAAGCCGGCGCGATCGCGGACGTGTTCGGGTTCACCGATACTCAGCCACCAGTCACCACCGCCAAAGGTCACCTCGGCAACATCGGTGCCGGCAGCGGCATGGTGGAAATGATCGCCAGCCTACAAAGCCTGGGCAATGAACTGTTCCCGATCCGCAACCTGGAACAACTGGACGAAAATTGCCCCATCGCGGCCGTGACGTCGGGCGACCAATCCGCTGGTCACAACTTCATCAATCTCAACATCACGCCGCAGGGTCAAACCACGGCCGTTTGGATCACCAAACCTCGCTAA
- a CDS encoding 4a-hydroxytetrahydrobiopterin dehydratase, protein MNESKSSPDWSSRHCVPCEGGIDRISADDASQYLTELPDWSLENDGNQITRKLNTGDFQTAIRHLNAIAKLAEAEQHHPDLHLTGYRHLRIVLTTHAIGGLSENDFVMAARINQVVS, encoded by the coding sequence ATGAATGAATCCAAATCATCACCGGACTGGTCCAGTCGCCACTGCGTCCCCTGCGAGGGCGGCATCGACCGAATCTCTGCCGACGACGCGTCTCAGTACCTGACTGAACTGCCGGATTGGTCGCTCGAGAACGATGGAAACCAAATCACGAGAAAGTTGAACACGGGCGACTTCCAAACCGCGATTCGGCATCTCAATGCGATTGCGAAATTAGCAGAAGCAGAACAACACCATCCCGATCTCCATTTGACCGGCTACCGGCATCTCCGCATTGTCCTGACCACGCACGCGATCGGCGGACTCAGCGAAAATGACTTCGTGATGGCCGCTCGCATCAATCAGGTTGTCTCGTGA
- a CDS encoding RNA polymerase sigma factor, translating to MNAPAPSPSSPNDPDREDEIRLIGQIRAGDSQAWQELIDQFEGRLLAYARRRVGDLAASEDIVQETFVGFLVSLPNYDSRRKLESYLFSICSYKLTDHLRQSGRRPELPLLGRGSSSGSGSGDNVEADGVRLPSSICRSAERRELEQDLVVEVVQEQIANWQSRGNFGKLKAIELLFVMGRGNREVAEQLNLSQQQVANLKSDFLTRISAVIKRRDLDLDVFPELRENA from the coding sequence ATGAATGCACCCGCTCCCTCGCCGTCTTCCCCCAACGATCCTGATCGTGAAGACGAGATTCGTTTGATCGGTCAAATTCGCGCAGGGGATTCTCAGGCGTGGCAAGAATTGATCGACCAATTCGAAGGCCGCCTGCTGGCGTACGCTCGGCGTCGAGTCGGTGATTTGGCAGCCAGCGAAGACATCGTGCAGGAAACCTTTGTCGGCTTTTTGGTTTCGCTCCCCAACTACGATTCGCGGCGAAAACTGGAGAGCTATCTGTTCTCGATTTGCAGCTACAAGCTGACTGATCATTTGCGTCAGTCCGGGCGTCGTCCGGAACTGCCGCTGCTGGGACGAGGCAGTTCATCCGGCTCCGGGAGTGGCGACAATGTCGAAGCTGACGGCGTTCGGTTGCCGAGTTCCATCTGCCGCAGTGCTGAACGCCGCGAGTTGGAACAAGACCTGGTTGTGGAAGTCGTCCAAGAACAAATCGCGAATTGGCAGTCACGTGGCAACTTTGGAAAGCTGAAAGCGATCGAATTGTTGTTTGTGATGGGACGCGGCAACCGGGAAGTCGCTGAGCAATTGAATCTGTCGCAGCAGCAAGTCGCGAATTTGAAGAGTGATTTTCTGACTCGGATTTCGGCGGTCATCAAACGTCGCGACCTCGATCTGGATGTCTTCCCAGAACTTCGCGAAAACGCCTGA
- a CDS encoding YihY/virulence factor BrkB family protein — protein sequence MGFLKQTFSEFSKDRCSTLAAALAYYTAFALPPLLYLMLTVLTFSLSVMYDSEQATEKAQGILQTQASQMIGNPAAVDQIETIMNNHEEASGKWWKTLLSFAGILVGATGVVSALQGALNQVWEVKPDPDNSGIKDILAKRFLSFGMILGLGFLMLVSLVVSSVLTALGDQVGSWVGMSETLAHFANFAVQALVVFVIFASIFKFMPDAVTKWRDVAVGAAVTTVLFLVGRYLMQLYFSMSEPGAQLGAAAASLAVLLVWVYYTAMIVLLGAEATQVYAVRYGDGIQPEPKAVRVVEQIKRGTDASTA from the coding sequence GTGGGTTTTCTCAAGCAGACGTTTTCGGAGTTTTCCAAGGATCGTTGCAGCACGTTGGCTGCGGCGCTCGCGTACTACACCGCGTTTGCACTGCCTCCCTTGCTTTACTTGATGCTGACGGTACTGACCTTCAGTTTGTCCGTGATGTACGACAGCGAGCAGGCCACCGAGAAGGCTCAAGGCATATTGCAGACGCAAGCTTCGCAAATGATTGGCAATCCCGCGGCGGTCGATCAGATCGAAACGATCATGAACAATCACGAGGAAGCTTCCGGGAAGTGGTGGAAGACGTTGTTGAGTTTCGCGGGGATTCTGGTCGGTGCGACTGGAGTTGTTTCGGCATTGCAAGGTGCTTTGAATCAGGTTTGGGAAGTCAAGCCGGACCCGGACAACAGCGGTATCAAAGACATCTTGGCGAAGCGATTCTTGTCGTTTGGGATGATCTTGGGTCTTGGTTTCTTGATGCTGGTTTCGCTGGTCGTCTCCTCGGTGCTGACCGCTCTGGGTGATCAAGTTGGCAGCTGGGTTGGCATGTCAGAAACGCTCGCTCATTTTGCGAACTTTGCTGTGCAAGCACTGGTCGTGTTCGTGATCTTTGCTTCCATCTTTAAGTTCATGCCCGACGCCGTCACCAAATGGCGTGACGTGGCGGTCGGTGCGGCCGTGACCACGGTTTTGTTTTTGGTTGGCCGCTATCTGATGCAGCTTTATTTCTCCATGAGCGAACCCGGTGCTCAACTGGGAGCGGCCGCCGCATCGCTTGCCGTTTTGCTGGTCTGGGTCTACTACACGGCGATGATCGTGTTGTTGGGGGCAGAGGCGACTCAGGTGTACGCGGTTCGCTACGGAGACGGAATTCAACCTGAACCCAAGGCCGTCCGCGTGGTCGAGCAGATCAAACGCGGTACGGACGCCTCGACTGCTTAG
- a CDS encoding App1 family protein: MSEPTPLTFQADFRNWLTRTASSADDVADMAIRRIRKRWGRSGVPQIQAYTGFATADTVHLRGRILSNPPLDPDFHNDRWWQNLTHTWRRFASDEVPGVKLEGSFAGVTGQTVSDAEGYFELDIPRVADNADFALWMPAQLAIVDDERISPMESFTVCDVMHVSSDAKFAVISDVDDTILRTGATDIGTMAKLTFFGNARTRAPLEGVASLYEWMQRNGKPFGSPINPIFYVSSSPWNLHDLLEDFLEHNAIPKGPLFLRDLGIDEDKFIKQGHDRKLEQTRELMSAFPNLQFILVGDSGQEDARLYATAAEEFGERIPAIFIRDIDPDASSDHDQKVDRFARQSSAAGVPMHLVKDSIEVSFIAEQMGLLSKDALKAIEDATHRDHDRSRGLI, translated from the coding sequence ATGTCTGAGCCAACTCCCCTGACCTTCCAAGCCGACTTTCGCAATTGGCTCACTCGCACCGCCTCATCGGCCGACGATGTGGCCGACATGGCGATCAGGCGGATCCGCAAGCGTTGGGGGCGCAGCGGCGTTCCTCAGATCCAGGCCTACACGGGCTTCGCAACGGCGGACACGGTCCATCTTCGCGGTCGGATCCTCTCCAACCCGCCCTTGGATCCCGATTTCCACAATGATCGCTGGTGGCAAAACCTCACCCACACCTGGCGTCGGTTTGCGAGTGATGAAGTACCCGGTGTCAAACTCGAAGGCTCGTTTGCTGGCGTCACTGGGCAAACCGTCAGCGATGCAGAGGGCTACTTCGAGCTGGACATTCCACGCGTCGCCGACAACGCAGACTTCGCGTTGTGGATGCCAGCTCAACTGGCGATTGTTGACGACGAACGAATCTCGCCGATGGAGTCCTTCACCGTTTGCGACGTGATGCACGTTTCTTCGGATGCCAAGTTCGCTGTCATCAGCGACGTCGATGACACAATCCTTCGAACAGGGGCGACCGACATCGGCACGATGGCCAAACTCACGTTCTTTGGAAATGCGAGGACACGAGCCCCGCTCGAAGGAGTGGCGTCGCTGTATGAATGGATGCAACGAAACGGCAAACCGTTTGGATCGCCCATCAATCCGATCTTCTATGTTTCATCGTCGCCCTGGAATCTTCACGACCTGCTCGAAGACTTCCTTGAACACAATGCGATCCCGAAGGGCCCATTGTTCTTACGCGACCTTGGGATCGATGAAGACAAATTCATCAAACAAGGACACGATCGCAAGCTCGAACAAACTCGCGAATTGATGTCCGCCTTTCCCAATCTTCAGTTCATCCTGGTGGGTGACTCGGGGCAAGAGGACGCACGTTTGTATGCGACAGCGGCGGAAGAGTTTGGCGAGCGAATTCCCGCCATCTTCATTCGTGACATCGATCCGGATGCATCCAGTGACCACGATCAGAAAGTCGATCGGTTCGCGAGACAGAGTTCTGCGGCCGGCGTCCCGATGCACCTGGTCAAGGACAGCATCGAAGTCAGTTTCATCGCCGAACAAATGGGATTGCTGTCGAAGGACGCATTGAAGGCAATCGAAGATGCAACCCACCGCGATCATGATCGTTCACGTGGCCTGATTTGA